The following are from one region of the Salicibibacter kimchii genome:
- a CDS encoding NAD-dependent succinate-semialdehyde dehydrogenase — protein MYIDGQWQGSELSQFEITNPATKQVLGSVPEGGKKQAEQAVEAAHKTFESWSKLPAQDRSRLLADWHRLIDENKEEIGKIMTLEQGKPLQEAIGEVNYANGFISWYAEEAKRIYGETIPASHTNKRIFVQKQPVGVVAAITPWNFPAAMITRKVGPALAAGCTVVVKPAEETPLTALKLAELAEEAGIPAGVINVITGNPQAIGEAWLQDERVRKITFTGSTEVGKQLMEGAAQTVKKVSLELGGHAPFIVMEDADIDHAVAQLIGSKFRNAGQTCICTNRVYVQASIVETFSEKFEAAVLQLKTGDGLEKNVDLGPLINKQALEKVQDHMDDAVAKGGNILAGGNSFEKNQGLYFEPTIVTEASDDMLCMNEETFGPIAPIASFQTEEEVIGRANNSPFGLAAYVFSENIGKAVRVSEALEYGIVGVNDGLPSVPQAPFGGMKESGLGREGGHHGIEEYLEVKYISLGI, from the coding sequence ATGTATATTGATGGCCAATGGCAGGGAAGTGAGTTGAGCCAATTTGAGATCACCAACCCTGCAACGAAACAAGTGCTCGGAAGTGTGCCCGAAGGTGGTAAGAAGCAAGCTGAACAGGCGGTGGAAGCGGCTCATAAGACTTTTGAGTCTTGGTCAAAATTGCCGGCACAAGACCGAAGCAGGCTCTTGGCTGATTGGCATCGGTTAATCGATGAAAATAAGGAAGAAATTGGAAAAATCATGACCTTGGAACAAGGAAAACCGTTGCAAGAAGCGATTGGCGAAGTGAATTATGCCAATGGGTTTATCTCGTGGTACGCGGAAGAAGCGAAACGCATATACGGGGAAACCATTCCCGCTTCACACACGAACAAACGTATATTCGTGCAAAAACAACCGGTAGGTGTAGTAGCAGCGATTACGCCTTGGAACTTCCCGGCAGCGATGATCACACGTAAAGTCGGCCCCGCGCTCGCCGCGGGCTGTACGGTGGTTGTTAAACCGGCAGAAGAAACGCCTCTAACAGCTTTAAAATTGGCAGAACTCGCCGAAGAGGCTGGCATTCCGGCAGGAGTGATCAATGTGATTACAGGCAACCCACAAGCGATCGGGGAGGCGTGGTTGCAAGATGAACGCGTACGAAAAATCACGTTTACAGGATCCACAGAAGTTGGCAAGCAGTTAATGGAAGGCGCCGCGCAAACCGTCAAAAAGGTGTCGCTTGAACTTGGGGGGCACGCCCCATTTATCGTCATGGAAGACGCGGATATCGATCATGCAGTCGCACAGTTAATTGGCTCTAAATTTCGCAACGCGGGTCAAACGTGCATTTGTACGAATCGAGTGTATGTACAAGCATCAATCGTAGAAACGTTCAGCGAAAAATTCGAAGCTGCCGTGTTACAGTTAAAGACCGGCGATGGACTGGAAAAAAACGTCGACCTCGGCCCGTTGATCAATAAGCAAGCGCTCGAGAAAGTGCAAGACCATATGGATGATGCGGTAGCAAAAGGCGGAAATATACTCGCCGGCGGCAATAGTTTCGAGAAAAACCAAGGCCTATATTTTGAACCGACGATCGTAACGGAAGCCAGTGATGACATGCTTTGCATGAATGAAGAAACCTTCGGACCCATCGCACCGATCGCTTCTTTTCAAACCGAAGAGGAAGTTATCGGACGGGCAAACAACTCCCCATTCGGTTTGGCCGCTTATGTCTTCTCGGAAAACATCGGGAAAGCCGTACGTGTCAGTGAAGCATTGGAATACGGCATCGTTGGCGTCAATGACGGCCTCCCTTCCGTGCCCCAAGCCCCATTTGGAGGAATGAAAGAAAGCGGCCTGGGCAGAGAAGGCGGCCACCACGGGATTGAGGAGTATTTGGAAGTGAAGTATATTTCGTTGGGGATATGA
- a CDS encoding PLP-dependent aminotransferase family protein translates to MLHIPIDRDHSSPVYKQIYAWIKNEILQGTLAAETKLPSKRTLAALLNVSQNSILSAYNQLIAEGYLYTKERSGYFVKTIHPIRPLNVEKKLDPKLSETRAKSYRYSFSHMGVGASLFPFQSWHQSEQKAIRDDQELLSEINHPQGIYKLREIVSNKIRHTRGVICEPEQIVIGASTQWLLQLFLLVVAENKPFAMEEPGYHRLTSLLQTMRHAVYHVPVDAHGMNVEKLRETPANIAIVTPSHQMPTGSIMPVSRRTELLHWCYEKEGRYVIEDDYDSEFKYEGDIVPSLQSLDVDEKVIYIDSYSKSLLPDLRMSYMVLPLGLIDVFKEKGLHFMQTTSVLTQLTLARFLENGEYDKHIKRMSKYYKEVRAKLITALQKRFGSFVRVEGEKAGLHFLLHLDTEEPIEAIMERAEKMELELYSIQRFLHEQSGSAPTTLIIGFAKLKPEEIDEAVEMLYRCCFPE, encoded by the coding sequence ATGCTTCATATCCCGATTGATCGCGACCATTCATCTCCTGTGTATAAGCAAATCTATGCATGGATTAAAAATGAAATTTTACAAGGAACGTTGGCAGCCGAAACCAAGCTTCCGTCAAAACGCACATTGGCTGCATTGCTGAATGTCAGCCAAAATAGTATCCTTTCTGCTTATAATCAACTGATCGCGGAAGGGTATTTATATACAAAAGAACGTAGCGGTTATTTTGTGAAAACGATCCATCCGATTCGCCCCCTAAACGTAGAAAAAAAGCTCGATCCCAAATTATCGGAAACGCGTGCAAAATCTTATCGCTACTCCTTTTCCCACATGGGCGTGGGCGCTTCCCTTTTCCCTTTTCAAAGTTGGCATCAGAGTGAACAGAAAGCGATCAGAGACGATCAGGAGTTGCTTTCGGAGATTAATCATCCGCAAGGCATCTATAAACTCCGAGAGATTGTGTCCAATAAAATTCGACACACACGTGGCGTCATCTGCGAGCCCGAGCAAATTGTCATCGGTGCAAGTACGCAATGGCTGTTGCAATTATTCCTATTGGTCGTTGCCGAAAACAAACCGTTTGCGATGGAAGAACCGGGGTACCATCGCCTCACTTCCTTATTACAAACAATGCGCCACGCTGTCTATCATGTGCCTGTCGATGCGCATGGCATGAATGTAGAAAAACTACGGGAAACTCCGGCGAATATTGCCATTGTCACCCCTTCCCATCAAATGCCGACGGGGTCCATTATGCCGGTCTCCCGTCGAACAGAGTTGCTTCATTGGTGCTATGAAAAAGAAGGCAGGTATGTGATCGAAGATGATTATGATTCCGAATTTAAATACGAAGGCGACATCGTTCCATCGTTACAAAGCCTGGACGTCGACGAAAAAGTGATTTATATCGACTCTTACTCAAAATCACTACTACCGGATCTCAGAATGAGTTACATGGTATTGCCGTTGGGGTTAATCGACGTGTTTAAAGAAAAGGGCTTGCATTTTATGCAAACGACTTCCGTGCTCACGCAATTGACGTTGGCTCGCTTTTTGGAAAACGGCGAATATGATAAGCACATTAAGCGCATGAGTAAATATTATAAAGAGGTTCGAGCGAAACTAATCACGGCACTACAGAAACGTTTCGGTTCATTCGTCCGGGTGGAGGGGGAAAAAGCCGGACTTCACTTTTTGTTGCATTTGGATACAGAGGAACCAATCGAGGCGATCATGGAGCGGGCGGAAAAGATGGAGCTTGAACTGTACTCGATTCAACGTTTTTTACATGAGCAATCGGGAAGCGCACCGACAACGCTCATTATCGGCTTTGCGAAATTAAAACCGGAGGAGATTGATGAAGCGGTAGAGATGTTGTATCGGTGTTGTTTTCCGGAATAG
- a CDS encoding MarR family winged helix-turn-helix transcriptional regulator gives MRLYGHFINQTARNFVKTLNERISPLGLYSSQWGVILFLGAEGKSTQRQISDYLRVEAPTMTRTITRMEKEGLITKTSGEDRRTRYITLTEKANELYGEWLHASDKMENQAIEGISAEDLETFLRVLETMNTNLDKR, from the coding sequence ATGAGGTTGTATGGTCATTTTATTAACCAAACGGCAAGAAACTTCGTGAAGACGCTAAATGAACGGATTTCTCCTCTCGGGCTCTATAGTTCTCAATGGGGAGTTATTTTATTTTTGGGTGCAGAAGGGAAGTCAACGCAACGCCAAATCAGTGATTATTTGCGCGTTGAAGCACCGACGATGACGCGTACGATAACTAGAATGGAAAAAGAGGGCCTGATCACGAAGACTTCCGGTGAAGACCGACGCACCCGGTATATTACGTTAACGGAAAAAGCAAATGAGCTATACGGGGAATGGCTACATGCATCAGATAAAATGGAAAATCAGGCTATAGAAGGCATCAGCGCAGAAGATCTGGAAACTTTTCTACGAGTCTTGGAAACAATGAATACGAACCTTGATAAAAGGTAA
- a CDS encoding YjiH family protein, with translation MQSNNNELKYKLQFILVSLIGILLFLIPIPMGEEITIGVGIMATFVQEVFADYIPQAMTIILMLSVALSIITKIWKPSPIMDNIFWRGLLDVTWVWLTFRILGAVFAVLTLFEWGPEWIWSEVSGGEVLYSLIPVLTTWFLFAGLFLPVLIEFGLMEFAGTLLRKFMKPLFTVPGRSSIDALVSWMGSGTVGALVTTQQYEKGYYTKREGAVIATNFSIASIAFSILVVQFLDVSHMFVQFYLTVCVAGVITAMIVPRIPPLSRKKETYHEISGKQIDEGNPQGISYVRWGYERAIEKVKKTTDSPSLVKQGVKNVLDIWLGLIPLVMALGTIALILAEFTPIFHWISYPFVPLLNLLQIPESTDAAIAVVVGFADMFLPAIVGSGIESELTRFVVACLSMTQLVYMSEVGVLLLRSSLPLNLLDLLIIFLQRTLISLPIIAVMAHVLFF, from the coding sequence ATGCAATCGAATAACAATGAATTAAAGTATAAACTTCAGTTTATTCTAGTTTCACTCATCGGGATTTTGTTATTTCTTATTCCAATCCCGATGGGTGAAGAAATAACCATAGGTGTAGGGATCATGGCCACTTTTGTACAAGAAGTGTTTGCAGATTATATCCCACAAGCTATGACAATCATCCTTATGTTATCAGTCGCTCTATCTATTATTACGAAAATTTGGAAGCCATCGCCAATTATGGACAATATTTTTTGGCGAGGGTTATTAGATGTCACTTGGGTTTGGTTAACATTTCGTATACTCGGCGCTGTTTTTGCTGTTTTGACACTTTTTGAATGGGGTCCTGAGTGGATATGGTCAGAGGTTTCCGGAGGAGAGGTTTTATATTCCCTTATCCCTGTCTTAACCACCTGGTTTCTGTTTGCCGGCCTGTTTTTACCTGTATTGATTGAATTCGGGTTGATGGAATTTGCCGGAACGTTACTCCGAAAATTTATGAAACCACTTTTTACGGTTCCTGGGCGCTCGTCAATTGATGCACTTGTCTCTTGGATGGGGAGTGGAACTGTTGGCGCACTTGTTACAACACAGCAGTATGAAAAAGGGTATTATACTAAAAGAGAAGGAGCAGTTATCGCTACAAATTTCTCTATTGCTTCTATAGCATTTAGTATATTGGTCGTTCAGTTTTTAGATGTCAGTCACATGTTTGTGCAATTTTATTTAACTGTTTGCGTAGCCGGGGTTATTACAGCAATGATCGTTCCAAGAATCCCACCTCTTTCAAGAAAAAAAGAAACGTACCATGAAATTTCGGGAAAACAAATCGACGAAGGAAATCCTCAAGGGATATCGTATGTAAGATGGGGATATGAGAGAGCCATTGAAAAAGTTAAAAAAACGACTGACTCTCCTAGCTTAGTTAAGCAAGGTGTAAAAAATGTCCTTGATATTTGGTTAGGTCTTATTCCTTTGGTAATGGCATTGGGAACGATTGCGTTAATATTAGCAGAGTTTACCCCAATCTTTCATTGGATTTCTTATCCATTTGTTCCATTATTAAATCTCTTACAGATACCCGAATCCACAGATGCGGCTATAGCAGTAGTCGTTGGTTTTGCAGATATGTTTTTACCGGCGATTGTCGGTTCGGGGATTGAAAGCGAATTAACTCGCTTCGTGGTTGCTTGTCTCTCTATGACACAACTCGTTTATATGTCTGAAGTCGGAGTTTTACTCTTGCGCTCTAGTCTTCCTTTAAATTTATTGGATCTGCTTATTATTTTCCTTCAACGTACACTGATTAGCCTACCAATTATAGCCGTAATGGCACATGTATTATTCTTTTAA
- the gabT gene encoding 4-aminobutyrate--2-oxoglutarate transaminase: MTTWQEKRDRYVPRGVGNGNRAIASHGKGATLYDEEENAFIDFAGAIGVMNVGHSHPKVVDAAKKQIDKMTHPGFNVIMYDGYIELAERLSTITPGNVDKKTLLLNSGAEAIENAVKIARKATRRQAIVTFSRGFHGRTNMTMAMTGKVKPYKSGFGPFAPEVYHAPFPYMFRKPEAQSDDAYVQSVINDFDLFLKTEVAPEEVACVVMEPIQGEGGFIIPPKAFVEHVAKRCQEHGILLVADEIQTGFARTGAWFASEHFGIEPDLMTLSKSLAAGFPLSAVVGKAEFMDAADPGELGGTFSGNPVACQAALAVLEIVEEETLTERAERVGEQFETKVRTWEEQFSFVRGFRRLGAMAAFEIVQEDGKTPDAEKTASILKEANASGLLLLSSGVHSNVIRFLAPLVITDEELEKGLNILDDVLNKQ, from the coding sequence ATGACAACTTGGCAAGAAAAAAGGGATCGATATGTACCAAGGGGCGTGGGTAATGGCAATCGAGCAATTGCGAGCCACGGCAAAGGGGCAACGCTTTACGATGAAGAAGAAAACGCATTCATCGATTTCGCCGGAGCGATTGGTGTCATGAATGTGGGCCATTCCCATCCAAAGGTTGTGGATGCTGCCAAAAAGCAAATCGACAAGATGACCCATCCGGGTTTTAATGTCATTATGTATGACGGCTATATTGAATTGGCCGAGCGTCTTTCCACGATAACACCGGGAAATGTTGATAAAAAAACGCTATTATTGAACAGCGGAGCCGAGGCAATCGAAAACGCGGTAAAAATCGCGAGAAAAGCAACAAGGCGACAAGCCATCGTTACTTTCTCCCGCGGCTTCCATGGCCGGACGAATATGACGATGGCGATGACCGGCAAGGTGAAACCGTATAAATCGGGCTTCGGACCTTTTGCACCGGAAGTCTACCACGCGCCTTTTCCGTATATGTTTCGCAAGCCGGAAGCGCAAAGCGATGACGCTTACGTCCAGTCTGTAATTAATGATTTTGATTTATTTTTAAAAACCGAAGTAGCGCCTGAAGAAGTGGCTTGTGTCGTGATGGAACCTATTCAAGGAGAAGGCGGTTTTATCATCCCGCCGAAGGCATTTGTGGAACACGTTGCGAAACGCTGTCAAGAACATGGCATTCTTCTCGTGGCTGATGAGATCCAAACCGGGTTCGCGCGCACCGGTGCCTGGTTTGCGAGTGAACACTTTGGGATCGAGCCTGATTTAATGACGCTGTCAAAATCGTTAGCGGCCGGTTTCCCACTAAGCGCGGTTGTCGGAAAAGCTGAATTTATGGATGCAGCTGATCCAGGTGAACTTGGCGGGACGTTTAGTGGCAACCCTGTGGCTTGCCAAGCAGCCCTTGCCGTTTTAGAAATCGTTGAAGAAGAAACCTTAACGGAACGTGCAGAACGCGTGGGAGAACAATTTGAAACCAAAGTACGCACGTGGGAAGAGCAATTTTCTTTTGTTCGTGGTTTTCGCCGTTTAGGCGCGATGGCGGCTTTTGAAATCGTGCAGGAAGACGGAAAAACACCGGACGCGGAAAAAACGGCTTCGATTTTAAAAGAAGCAAATGCTTCCGGATTGTTGCTGCTTTCCTCCGGGGTGCATAGCAACGTCATTCGTTTTCTCGCTCCGCTCGTGATAACGGATGAAGAATTGGAAAAAGGGCTGAACATCCTTGATGACGTATTGAACAAACAATAA
- a CDS encoding YczE/YyaS/YitT family protein gives MEMHHRESKHHGSFSFFLLRVALFFTGLLTLSFGGSLMIQSTLGSATWDVLHIGLANLSPLSVGMWVQIVGILMICMTWYIEKQRPKLGTFVNILCIGILLDIWLLLPIEQVFSSTWQLVIILIAGIVCMGIGAGMYVSTGLGAGPRDGMTLALSNKSGSSIRLVRTLMEGTALFLGWLLGGPVAFGTFLSVFLIGPVMQSSLGFWRKQVTKLESVTGHKRNTKKEAHPSSSTSTW, from the coding sequence ATGGAAATGCATCATAGAGAAAGTAAACACCACGGCAGCTTCTCTTTTTTCTTATTAAGAGTTGCTTTATTTTTTACGGGGTTATTAACGCTTTCGTTTGGAGGTAGCTTAATGATCCAATCTACACTCGGCTCGGCAACGTGGGATGTTCTGCATATCGGCCTTGCCAATTTAAGTCCATTATCCGTCGGCATGTGGGTGCAAATCGTCGGGATTCTGATGATTTGCATGACGTGGTATATAGAAAAACAAAGACCAAAGCTTGGGACGTTTGTAAACATTTTATGCATCGGCATTTTGCTGGATATCTGGTTGCTGTTGCCAATCGAACAAGTATTTTCAAGCACTTGGCAGCTGGTTATCATTTTAATTGCCGGTATTGTATGTATGGGCATTGGCGCAGGCATGTATGTATCAACAGGCCTCGGAGCAGGGCCGCGTGACGGCATGACGCTTGCGCTCTCCAATAAATCAGGGTCGTCCATTCGACTCGTGCGCACACTGATGGAAGGGACAGCCCTTTTCTTAGGATGGCTTCTTGGCGGTCCCGTTGCTTTCGGTACCTTCTTATCGGTATTTTTGATTGGTCCCGTCATGCAATCATCCCTTGGTTTCTGGCGAAAACAGGTGACTAAACTGGAGAGTGTTACCGGGCATAAACGGAATACAAAAAAAGAAGCGCACCCTTCTTCTTCTACGAGTACATGGTAA
- a CDS encoding ImmA/IrrE family metallo-endopeptidase, with protein sequence MLYSTIEKIVIDGYKEIKVLSIDDLCIENIAHRMNIELHFTDKKTATTLFPDFTFINIHKYFPSYLKTWAFFHEIGHPVLHAVDQRMAVKTVSDFMEIQANRFALHASMPIHLVRYMDHITPYTLAHMFNVPLWAAERRMLQLESRYLLGQSF encoded by the coding sequence ATGTTATATTCGACAATAGAAAAGATCGTGATAGACGGTTATAAAGAGATTAAGGTGCTATCTATTGATGATTTATGCATTGAAAATATTGCGCATCGTATGAACATTGAATTGCATTTTACAGATAAAAAAACAGCCACAACATTATTCCCGGATTTTACATTTATTAATATCCACAAGTATTTTCCATCATATCTCAAAACATGGGCATTCTTTCATGAGATTGGACACCCCGTTTTGCACGCCGTAGACCAGCGAATGGCTGTTAAAACTGTATCTGATTTCATGGAGATTCAGGCAAATAGGTTCGCTCTCCATGCCTCTATGCCGATCCACCTTGTGAGGTATATGGACCACATCACGCCGTACACGCTGGCTCATATGTTTAACGTGCCGTTGTGGGCGGCGGAGAGGCGTATGCTTCAATTAGAATCAAGATACTTACTCGGGCAATCCTTTTAA
- the speB gene encoding agmatinase: MYKPKDSSQSPRFVGMRTFMRLEAIKTTDVDFVVAGVPFDTASSNRTGQRYGPQHVRNFSVLLRPYNPDQEINIFDYSSGVDYGDFDIIPGNIHRTYENIEKSLEPILEQEVTPVLMGGDHSVTLAHLRAFKKKYGPIALVQFDSHGDTWDDYFGEKYMHGTVFRRAVEEGLIDVYHSIQVGMRGPLYGPEDIDDARDLGFEVIPMKEARSLGQEKVLQRIQQRVRDKPLFVTYDVDFLDPAYAPGTGTPEVGGPTSYEGLEYVRGLDGLNVVGFDLVEVLPDYDSGEITAAAAAAIMYEMITLIALKKRRNSK, encoded by the coding sequence ATGTATAAGCCTAAAGATTCTTCTCAATCTCCACGTTTTGTTGGAATGCGCACATTTATGAGATTAGAAGCAATTAAAACAACAGATGTAGATTTTGTGGTTGCTGGAGTTCCTTTCGATACAGCATCCTCTAATCGAACCGGACAAAGATATGGTCCACAGCATGTTCGCAATTTTTCTGTACTACTAAGGCCTTATAACCCTGATCAGGAGATTAATATTTTTGATTACTCCTCCGGTGTAGATTATGGAGATTTTGATATTATTCCCGGTAACATACATCGGACATACGAAAATATTGAAAAATCACTTGAACCGATTCTTGAACAAGAAGTTACTCCTGTTTTAATGGGAGGAGATCATTCCGTTACCTTGGCTCATTTAAGAGCATTCAAGAAAAAATATGGTCCAATTGCGCTTGTACAGTTTGACTCCCATGGTGATACGTGGGATGACTATTTCGGTGAAAAGTATATGCATGGAACTGTTTTCCGACGAGCAGTAGAAGAAGGCCTGATTGATGTTTATCACTCGATTCAAGTTGGCATGAGAGGTCCGTTATACGGACCGGAAGATATTGATGACGCAAGGGATCTTGGTTTCGAAGTCATTCCAATGAAAGAGGCACGTTCACTCGGACAGGAAAAGGTGCTTCAACGGATCCAACAACGAGTTAGGGATAAGCCATTGTTTGTGACCTACGATGTTGACTTTTTAGACCCTGCATACGCCCCCGGCACAGGTACCCCGGAAGTGGGAGGGCCTACGAGTTACGAAGGGCTTGAATATGTTAGAGGCCTTGATGGTTTGAACGTTGTTGGTTTTGACCTGGTGGAAGTCCTGCCAGATTATGATAGCGGTGAAATTACAGCTGCCGCAGCTGCTGCTATTATGTATGAGATGATCACTTTAATAGCCCTAAAGAAGAGGCGAAATAGCAAATAA